The Caldibacillus debilis DSM 16016 genome includes a window with the following:
- a CDS encoding zinc-dependent alcohol dehydrogenase family protein: MKIKSAVLRASGLERPYAKSQPIKIETLELDPPGYGEVLVQIKAANLCHSDLSVIDGSRPRPLPMALGHEAAGVVVEAGEGVEDLEPGDHVVCIFVPSCGQCLPCKEGRPALCEKGAEANGNGTLINGSRRLHKGDEPIHHHLGVSAFSEYAVLSRHSLVKVDPGIPFEKAALFGCAVITGVGAVVNTANIRLGSTVAIVGLGGVGLSALLGASAAGASRIIAVDINETKLQKAKELGATDTFNSRDKEVVEKIKAATDGGVDYAFETAGAVPAMEVAYAITRRGGTTVTTGLPHPEHHFSFPQVTLAAEERTIKGSYLGSCVPQRDIPRYIELFKQNRLPVDRLVSHIISLEEINEGFDRLADGEAFRILVRF, from the coding sequence ATGAAAATCAAATCGGCGGTTTTGCGGGCGTCCGGTTTGGAACGGCCTTACGCAAAAAGCCAACCGATCAAGATCGAAACGCTGGAACTGGATCCCCCCGGTTACGGAGAAGTATTGGTGCAGATCAAGGCGGCCAATCTTTGCCATTCCGATCTGTCCGTCATTGACGGATCACGACCCCGGCCATTGCCGATGGCCCTCGGCCATGAAGCGGCGGGAGTCGTCGTCGAGGCCGGCGAAGGGGTCGAGGACCTGGAACCCGGCGACCATGTCGTCTGCATCTTCGTCCCGAGCTGCGGCCAATGCCTCCCCTGCAAAGAGGGGCGGCCCGCCTTATGCGAAAAGGGCGCCGAAGCCAATGGGAACGGCACCCTGATCAACGGGTCAAGGCGATTGCACAAAGGGGATGAGCCGATCCACCACCATCTCGGCGTATCGGCCTTTTCCGAATACGCGGTCCTCTCGAGACATTCATTGGTCAAGGTGGACCCCGGCATCCCCTTTGAAAAAGCCGCTTTATTCGGATGCGCGGTCATTACCGGCGTGGGCGCGGTCGTGAACACGGCAAACATCCGATTGGGCAGCACCGTCGCGATCGTCGGCCTCGGCGGAGTGGGATTGAGCGCATTGCTGGGCGCCTCCGCCGCCGGGGCAAGCCGGATCATCGCCGTGGACATCAACGAAACCAAACTGCAAAAGGCCAAAGAACTTGGCGCGACGGATACGTTTAATTCCCGAGACAAAGAGGTGGTGGAAAAGATCAAAGCGGCGACGGACGGCGGCGTGGATTACGCCTTCGAAACCGCCGGAGCCGTGCCGGCCATGGAAGTGGCCTACGCGATTACAAGACGGGGAGGCACCACCGTCACGACGGGCCTGCCCCACCCGGAACATCATTTTTCCTTCCCCCAAGTGACGCTTGCGGCGGAAGAAAGGACGATCAAAGGTTCTTATTTGGGAAGCTGCGTGCCGCAGCGGGACATCCCCCGATATATCGAATTGTTCAAACAGAACCGGCTGCCGGTCGACCGCCTGGTCTCCCACATCATTTCCTTGGAAGAAATCAACGAAGGCTTCGATCGATTGGCCGACGGCGAAGCGTTTCGGATCCTGGTTCGATTTTGA
- a CDS encoding GNAT family N-acetyltransferase: MTIRRANPSDAKGIARVHVDSWRTTYAGIVPDGYLQRLSYESREKLWQAEIARSAVFVAENEQAQIIGFASGGKERTGKYPGYEGELYAIYLLKEHQRKGIGKKLVRAVAEDLLRQGFSSMTVAVLKENPSRFFYESIGGIRIGAEEIEIGGKKLEEWIYGWKDLRSFLAALAEDSS; encoded by the coding sequence ATGACCATTCGAAGGGCAAACCCATCCGACGCCAAGGGAATCGCCAGGGTGCACGTGGACAGCTGGCGGACGACCTATGCCGGGATCGTCCCCGATGGCTATTTGCAGCGATTATCCTATGAATCGCGGGAAAAACTTTGGCAAGCGGAAATCGCCCGCAGCGCCGTCTTTGTGGCGGAAAACGAACAGGCACAAATTATCGGCTTCGCAAGCGGCGGGAAGGAGCGGACCGGAAAATACCCGGGCTACGAAGGAGAGCTATACGCCATTTACCTTTTAAAAGAACATCAAAGAAAGGGGATCGGAAAGAAGCTGGTAAGAGCGGTGGCGGAAGATCTTTTGCGCCAGGGCTTTTCCTCGATGACCGTGGCCGTGCTGAAGGAGAATCCTTCCCGCTTCTTTTACGAATCCATCGGCGGGATACGGATCGGCGCCGAGGAAATTGAAATCGGCGGGAAAAAACTGGAGGAATGGATTTACGGCTGGAAGGATCTCCGGTCATTCCTCGCGGCGCTTGCAGAAGATTCATCATGA
- a CDS encoding diacylglycerol kinase: MKRARIIYNPTSGREIFKKYLPEVLQRFEQAGFETSCHATTGKGDATEAAISAVERGCDIVVAAGGDGTLNEVVNGLARQKNPPKLGIIPVGTTNDFARALHLPRDVLRATEIILQGETIPVDIGKMNDKYFINIAGGGRLTELTYEVPSKLKTMLGQLAYYLKGIEILPSIRPTYINLEYDDQMFEGEAMLFLIGLTNSVGGFEKLFPYASINDGYFSLLILKKTNLADFIRLATMALRGEHLNDPKIIFAKASRIKVSSPEKVLINLDGELGGETPATFTNICRHLQVFAPIDQLRPEDKKILEENL; encoded by the coding sequence ATGAAAAGAGCAAGGATCATTTATAATCCGACTTCCGGGCGGGAAATCTTTAAAAAATATTTGCCGGAGGTGCTGCAGCGGTTCGAGCAGGCCGGGTTTGAAACCTCCTGCCATGCCACCACGGGCAAAGGGGACGCGACGGAGGCCGCCATATCCGCCGTGGAACGGGGCTGCGACATCGTGGTGGCGGCCGGCGGCGACGGAACGTTGAACGAAGTGGTCAACGGCCTTGCCCGGCAGAAGAATCCGCCGAAGCTCGGCATCATTCCGGTCGGGACGACCAATGACTTCGCCCGCGCCCTCCATCTCCCCCGCGACGTGCTGCGGGCGACGGAGATCATCCTCCAGGGAGAAACGATCCCGGTGGATATCGGGAAGATGAACGATAAATATTTTATCAATATCGCGGGAGGGGGCCGGCTGACGGAGCTGACCTACGAGGTGCCCAGCAAACTGAAGACGATGTTGGGCCAGCTGGCCTATTATTTGAAGGGGATCGAGATCCTGCCTTCGATACGGCCCACTTACATCAATCTCGAATATGACGACCAGATGTTTGAAGGGGAAGCGATGCTGTTTTTGATCGGATTGACGAACTCCGTGGGCGGCTTTGAAAAACTGTTTCCCTACGCTTCGATCAACGACGGTTATTTTTCCTTGCTCATCCTGAAGAAGACGAATTTGGCGGATTTTATCCGGCTGGCGACAATGGCCCTCCGCGGGGAACATTTAAACGATCCGAAAATCATTTTTGCCAAGGCTTCCCGGATTAAAGTTTCTTCACCGGAAAAGGTTTTGATCAATCTGGACGGGGAATTGGGCGGGGAAACCCCCGCAACGTTTACCAATATTTGCCGTCATTTACAGGTATTTGCACCGATCGATCAACTCCGTCCGGAAGACAAGAAAATTTTGGAAGAGAATCTATAG
- the rlmD gene encoding 23S rRNA (uracil(1939)-C(5))-methyltransferase RlmD — protein MAKKADIPVAKNQTIEAEFEDVTHDGQGVAKADGYPLFVPGALPGERGTVRVLKTNKSYGYGKLLELAVESPDRRIPPCPVYHQCGGCQLQHMSYAAQLRMKEKHVRDCLQRIGKIAHADIRPIIGMGDPWRYRNKVQVPVGMKDGELVAGFYRERTHKIIDMDRCLIQMEKTDEVVQKVKELCGNLQIPPYDEERHEGVLRHIMVRYGLATREIMVVLITRTDEIPNRKKLVRGIVEAFPDVKSIVQNINPKRTNVILGEETRVLWGRDVIYDKIGDIRFAISAQSFYQVNPVQTRVLYEKALEYAGLTGEETVIDAYCGIGTIALFLAGRAKKIYGVEVVPEAVADAKRNAELNGIRNAEFAVGKAETVMEQWYEAGLRPDCIVVDPPRKGCEPSLLETILKMSPQRVVYVSCNPATLARDLRILEDGGYRTEAVQPVDMFPQTKHVEAVVRMTLKEQEI, from the coding sequence ATGGCGAAGAAAGCGGACATACCCGTTGCGAAAAATCAAACCATCGAGGCCGAATTTGAAGATGTCACCCATGACGGACAAGGCGTGGCCAAAGCGGACGGCTATCCCCTTTTCGTTCCCGGCGCCTTGCCGGGGGAAAGGGGCACCGTAAGGGTGTTGAAAACCAACAAAAGCTACGGCTACGGGAAGCTGCTGGAACTTGCGGTCGAAAGCCCCGATCGCCGGATCCCTCCCTGCCCCGTGTATCATCAATGCGGAGGGTGCCAACTCCAGCATATGTCCTATGCCGCCCAGCTGCGCATGAAGGAAAAACATGTCCGGGATTGTCTGCAGCGGATCGGGAAGATTGCCCACGCCGACATCCGGCCGATCATCGGCATGGGGGACCCGTGGCGGTACCGGAACAAGGTGCAGGTGCCCGTCGGGATGAAGGACGGGGAGCTTGTCGCCGGTTTTTACCGGGAGCGCACCCACAAGATCATCGACATGGACCGGTGCCTCATCCAGATGGAAAAAACCGATGAAGTGGTGCAGAAGGTAAAGGAGCTGTGCGGGAACTTGCAGATTCCGCCTTATGATGAGGAAAGGCACGAGGGCGTCCTCCGCCATATCATGGTGAGATATGGCCTTGCCACGAGGGAGATCATGGTCGTCCTCATTACCCGCACCGATGAGATCCCCAACAGGAAAAAATTGGTCCGCGGGATCGTGGAGGCCTTTCCGGACGTGAAATCGATTGTCCAAAACATTAATCCGAAGCGGACCAACGTCATTTTGGGCGAGGAAACGCGGGTGCTCTGGGGAAGGGACGTGATTTACGACAAGATCGGGGACATCCGTTTTGCCATATCCGCCCAATCCTTTTATCAAGTCAACCCGGTCCAGACCCGGGTGTTGTACGAAAAGGCGTTGGAATACGCCGGATTGACCGGCGAAGAAACCGTCATCGACGCCTATTGCGGCATCGGAACCATCGCCCTGTTCCTCGCCGGAAGGGCGAAAAAGATATACGGGGTGGAAGTCGTTCCGGAAGCGGTCGCGGATGCAAAGCGGAACGCCGAATTAAACGGCATTCGGAACGCCGAATTTGCCGTGGGAAAGGCGGAAACGGTGATGGAACAATGGTACGAAGCGGGCCTGCGGCCCGATTGCATCGTCGTCGACCCGCCGAGGAAAGGTTGCGAACCTTCCCTGCTTGAAACGATCCTGAAGATGTCCCCGCAAAGGGTCGTTTACGTCTCCTGCAACCCGGCCACCTTGGCCCGGGATTTGCGGATTTTGGAAGACGGCGGCTACCGGACGGAAGCGGTGCAGCCGGTGGACATGTTTCCCCAGACGAAGCATGTGGAAGCCGTCGTCCGAATGACGTTGAAGGAACAAGAAATTTAA
- the ahlS gene encoding AhlS family quorum-quenching N-acyl homoserine lactonase, which translates to MSKPKLYVLDTGTMKMDKNYLIAMHNPASIDNPNPPGEFIEFPVYAVLIDHPEGKILFDTGCNPEGMGKNGRWPEKVQKLFPAFQDESCYLINRLEQLKVSPKDIKYVVASHLHLDHAGCLELFTNATIIVHDLELANVMKQYAMTKDMGAYIWADIHAWIKNDLKWRTITEEEDEVELVSGVKILNFGPGHAYGMLGLHVVLPGKGGIILASDAVYTKENYGPPVKLPGILYDSIGFSKTVEKIRRYAKKTNSEVWFGHDAEQFKTFIKSTEGYYE; encoded by the coding sequence ATGAGCAAGCCGAAACTCTATGTCCTGGACACGGGGACGATGAAGATGGACAAGAATTACTTGATAGCCATGCATAATCCGGCGAGCATCGACAACCCGAACCCGCCGGGGGAATTTATCGAATTTCCCGTTTATGCGGTGCTCATCGACCATCCGGAAGGGAAAATTTTGTTCGATACCGGATGCAATCCGGAAGGCATGGGAAAAAACGGAAGATGGCCGGAAAAGGTGCAAAAGCTCTTTCCCGCCTTCCAAGATGAATCCTGCTACTTGATCAACCGGCTGGAACAATTGAAGGTCAGTCCGAAAGACATTAAATATGTGGTGGCCTCCCATCTCCATCTCGACCACGCGGGCTGCCTGGAGCTGTTCACCAACGCGACGATCATCGTCCATGATCTGGAGCTCGCCAACGTCATGAAACAATACGCGATGACGAAAGACATGGGCGCCTATATTTGGGCGGACATCCATGCATGGATTAAAAACGATTTGAAGTGGCGGACGATCACGGAAGAGGAGGACGAAGTCGAACTCGTCTCCGGCGTGAAAATTTTAAACTTCGGCCCCGGTCACGCTTACGGCATGCTCGGCCTGCACGTGGTTCTGCCCGGCAAGGGGGGAATCATCCTGGCTTCGGATGCGGTGTACACGAAAGAAAACTACGGACCGCCCGTGAAGCTGCCCGGGATCCTTTACGATTCCATCGGATTTTCCAAGACGGTCGAAAAAATAAGAAGATATGCAAAAAAGACGAATTCGGAAGTCTGGTTTGGCCACGACGCGGAACAGTTCAAAACCTTCATCAAATCCACCGAAGGGTATTATGAATGA
- the pcp gene encoding pyroglutamyl-peptidase I: MKKLLLTGFVPFQDHPVNPTEPIVKHLDGKRIGGLQIFGRVLPVDFSESADVCLGHLEEIEPDIVLSLGLAAGRTKITPERVAINCKDGGPDNRGVFVRDEPIVPDGPAAYFSTLPIRRMVDRLNEKGYPAQISNTAGTYLCNHIMYSVLHKIKSENRPVLGGFVHLPASHELAVRQPALPSWSQADLERAVVLMIEVLAEQETAS; this comes from the coding sequence GTGAAAAAGCTGTTACTGACCGGTTTCGTTCCGTTCCAAGATCACCCGGTGAATCCGACGGAACCGATCGTCAAACATCTGGACGGGAAAAGGATCGGCGGCCTGCAAATTTTTGGGCGGGTCCTTCCCGTGGATTTTTCCGAATCGGCCGACGTTTGTTTGGGCCATCTGGAGGAGATCGAACCGGATATCGTCCTTTCCCTCGGTCTTGCGGCGGGAAGGACGAAGATCACCCCGGAGCGGGTCGCCATCAATTGCAAGGACGGGGGACCGGATAATCGCGGCGTTTTTGTCCGGGACGAACCGATTGTTCCGGACGGCCCGGCGGCCTATTTTTCCACGCTGCCGATCCGCCGGATGGTCGACCGGCTGAATGAAAAGGGATATCCCGCCCAAATTTCCAATACGGCCGGGACGTATCTTTGCAACCATATTATGTATTCGGTGCTGCATAAGATAAAGAGCGAAAACAGGCCCGTGCTCGGCGGTTTTGTCCATTTGCCCGCCTCCCACGAGCTGGCGGTCCGGCAGCCTGCCCTTCCGAGCTGGTCCCAGGCGGATTTGGAAAGGGCCGTGGTCTTGATGATCGAAGTGCTCGCTGAACAGGAAACCGCGAGTTGA
- a CDS encoding GNAT family N-acetyltransferase: MDVVVRTAKEEDWENLWFLLEKRGGTDARTSAEKRFLAYVQSPSHYIPVAYAGHQAVGYAWVQDYGPHLRTGKSIHRFHDLFVLAEYRNRGIGALLFQRIREWSEKNGASWLQWNANPASASFNRTFGICPGSGRRGRVSIFRNRISSQGMIPFLT; the protein is encoded by the coding sequence ATGGACGTTGTCGTAAGGACGGCAAAGGAAGAAGATTGGGAAAATTTATGGTTTCTTTTGGAAAAAAGAGGGGGAACGGATGCCCGGACATCGGCGGAAAAACGGTTTTTGGCCTATGTCCAGAGCCCGAGCCACTACATACCGGTCGCCTATGCCGGCCATCAAGCCGTCGGCTATGCCTGGGTGCAAGATTACGGCCCCCATTTGCGGACGGGGAAAAGCATCCATCGCTTTCATGATTTGTTTGTGCTCGCGGAATACAGAAACAGGGGGATCGGGGCCTTGCTGTTTCAGCGGATCCGGGAATGGTCGGAAAAAAACGGCGCCTCCTGGCTGCAGTGGAATGCGAATCCCGCATCCGCAAGTTTTAATCGGACGTTTGGGATTTGTCCCGGTTCCGGAAGAAGAGGAAGGGTTTCCATTTTTCGAAATCGAATTTCAAGCCAGGGAATGATTCCGTTCCTGACTTAG
- a CDS encoding helix-turn-helix transcriptional regulator has protein sequence MGFGSKLKKLREERGMSRDDLAKALNVSSQAVYKWETDKGYPDISNMIKISDMFQVTIDDLIKNDKTLQEKIKIDEKKDFMEELSDPGFYIGMILILIGTLAFDGKIANVLTISGLLSILFFSDLLGSLKSFFKKNG, from the coding sequence ATGGGGTTTGGCAGCAAGTTAAAGAAGCTGAGGGAAGAAAGGGGGATGTCTCGGGATGATTTGGCGAAGGCGTTGAATGTTTCCAGCCAGGCCGTCTATAAGTGGGAAACGGACAAGGGCTATCCGGATATAAGCAATATGATCAAAATCAGCGATATGTTCCAGGTGACGATTGACGATTTGATAAAAAACGATAAAACATTGCAAGAAAAAATTAAAATTGACGAAAAAAAGGATTTTATGGAAGAACTGTCCGATCCCGGGTTTTACATCGGCATGATCTTAATCTTAATCGGCACGCTCGCTTTCGATGGCAAGATCGCCAATGTATTGACGATCAGCGGGCTGCTTTCCATCCTTTTCTTCAGCGATTTGCTCGGGTCTTTGAAATCTTTTTTTAAAAAAAACGGATGA
- a CDS encoding NAD-dependent succinate-semialdehyde dehydrogenase: MYVNGKWVKAKGNQTFPVTNPATGKTIGSVPDGGKEDARLAVDAAHAAFPVWSGKTAEERSYYLRKWHDAILDNKNEIAEILVLEQGKPMKEALGEITYAASFLLWYAEEAKRIYGETIPASAPDKRILVFRQPVGVTAAITPWNFPAAMITRKVAPALAAGCTVVIKPAEQTPLTALKLAEAAEMAGFPRGVINVVTGNPEEIGAAWLEDPRVRKITFTGSTEVGKLLMKGAADTVKKISLELGGHAPVIVFEDADLDLAVQGTILSKFRNAGQTCICANRVYVQESIFEPFVEKLAEETKKLVVGYGLEPETQIGPLIDESAYLKVKSHIENAVAMGAKIVCGGNRVNDFEGGYFLEPTVLTDVKDDMKIMKEETFGPVAPVLTFRDMEEVIERANDTPYGLAAYAFTSNLRTAFLVSERLEYGIVGINDPLPSVAQAPFGGFKESGLGREGGHHGIDEFLEIKYVSMKL; this comes from the coding sequence ATGTACGTGAACGGCAAATGGGTCAAGGCGAAAGGCAATCAAACCTTTCCCGTCACCAACCCGGCCACGGGAAAAACGATCGGCTCCGTCCCGGACGGAGGGAAAGAAGACGCACGGCTCGCTGTTGACGCCGCCCATGCCGCTTTCCCAGTCTGGTCCGGCAAAACTGCCGAGGAACGGAGCTATTATTTGAGGAAATGGCATGACGCGATTTTAGATAACAAAAATGAGATCGCGGAGATTCTCGTTCTCGAACAGGGCAAACCGATGAAGGAAGCGCTGGGGGAAATTACATATGCGGCCAGCTTCCTGCTGTGGTATGCCGAAGAAGCGAAGCGCATATACGGGGAAACCATCCCCGCATCGGCGCCGGACAAACGGATTTTGGTTTTCAGGCAGCCGGTGGGCGTAACGGCGGCGATCACCCCTTGGAATTTCCCCGCCGCCATGATCACGAGAAAAGTGGCCCCCGCTCTGGCGGCCGGCTGCACCGTGGTCATCAAACCCGCCGAACAGACGCCATTGACGGCGTTAAAGCTCGCGGAAGCGGCGGAGATGGCCGGATTTCCCCGGGGTGTCATCAATGTGGTCACGGGAAACCCGGAAGAAATCGGTGCAGCCTGGCTCGAGGATCCCCGGGTGAGAAAGATCACCTTCACCGGTTCCACCGAAGTCGGCAAATTGTTAATGAAGGGCGCGGCGGACACGGTCAAAAAAATTTCGCTGGAATTGGGGGGACATGCCCCGGTCATCGTTTTTGAAGACGCCGATTTGGATCTGGCCGTGCAAGGCACCATCCTGTCCAAATTCCGGAACGCGGGCCAAACTTGCATATGCGCCAACCGGGTTTACGTCCAGGAATCCATTTTCGAACCGTTTGTTGAAAAACTGGCGGAAGAAACGAAAAAATTGGTCGTCGGCTACGGCCTCGAACCGGAAACCCAAATCGGGCCCCTGATCGATGAATCGGCTTACCTGAAGGTAAAAAGCCATATCGAAAACGCCGTGGCCATGGGGGCGAAGATCGTCTGCGGCGGGAACCGGGTGAACGATTTTGAAGGCGGTTACTTCCTGGAACCGACGGTATTAACCGATGTGAAAGACGACATGAAAATCATGAAGGAAGAAACCTTCGGACCCGTGGCTCCCGTTCTCACCTTCCGGGACATGGAGGAAGTGATCGAACGGGCGAACGATACGCCCTACGGGCTGGCCGCCTATGCGTTCACTTCGAATTTAAGGACGGCCTTCCTCGTTTCGGAACGGCTGGAATACGGCATCGTCGGAATCAACGATCCCCTTCCTTCCGTCGCCCAAGCCCCCTTCGGCGGATTCAAGGAAAGCGGGCTGGGACGGGAAGGCGGCCATCACGGCATCGACGAATTTTTGGAAATCAAATATGTTTCGATGAAGTTGTAA
- a CDS encoding dicarboxylate/amino acid:cation symporter, translating to MKDALKAYRFPIILLSSIILGSAIGLIFGEKAAVLKPLGDLFLNLLFTIVVPLVFFSIASAIANIESMKRLGNILGSMMVVFVATGIISSILMLIAVILIPPAQGVHITLTEPENAEKLSLADQLVKTFTVSDFVNIFSRENMLALIVFSVLVGLAAGLSGEKGKAFAKFLDSGSEVFVRLTQIIMYYAPVGLGAYFSSLIGTFGAQLLGDYARAFLIYFPVSIFYFLVGFTLYAFLAGGKKGVVTFWKHILSPAATALATGSSIGTLPINLEAARKIGVPKDIRETVLPIGATIHMDGSCLSAILKIAFVFGIFNMDFSGWDTFLTAIGVAVLSGVVMSGIPGGGFMGEMLIVSLYGFPPAALPIISAIGVVVDAPATMINSTGDTVAGMLVTRHLEGKDWMEKAEEAELV from the coding sequence ATGAAAGATGCGTTAAAGGCTTACCGGTTTCCCATCATCCTGCTCTCATCCATCATCCTCGGGAGCGCCATCGGGCTGATTTTCGGGGAAAAAGCCGCTGTGCTTAAACCTTTGGGCGACCTGTTTTTAAACCTTTTATTCACCATCGTGGTCCCGCTCGTGTTTTTTTCCATCGCTTCGGCCATCGCCAATATCGAAAGCATGAAAAGGCTGGGGAACATCCTCGGTTCGATGATGGTCGTGTTCGTGGCGACCGGCATTATCTCTTCCATTCTTATGCTCATCGCCGTCATCCTGATTCCCCCCGCCCAAGGCGTCCACATCACCCTCACGGAGCCGGAAAACGCGGAAAAGCTTTCGCTGGCGGATCAGCTGGTGAAAACCTTTACCGTTTCCGATTTCGTCAATATTTTTTCCCGGGAAAATATGTTGGCGCTGATCGTCTTTTCCGTGTTGGTCGGCCTTGCCGCCGGATTGTCGGGGGAGAAGGGGAAAGCCTTTGCGAAATTTCTCGACAGCGGAAGCGAAGTGTTTGTGCGATTGACCCAAATCATCATGTATTACGCCCCCGTCGGTTTGGGCGCCTACTTTTCCTCGTTGATCGGGACTTTCGGGGCCCAATTGCTTGGGGATTACGCCCGGGCCTTTCTCATCTACTTCCCCGTTTCCATTTTCTATTTTCTCGTCGGCTTCACCCTATATGCCTTTTTGGCCGGCGGCAAAAAGGGAGTTGTTACCTTCTGGAAACATATTTTATCCCCCGCCGCCACGGCTTTGGCGACGGGAAGCAGCATCGGCACGCTGCCGATCAATTTGGAAGCGGCCCGGAAGATCGGGGTGCCGAAGGACATCCGGGAAACGGTGTTGCCCATCGGCGCCACCATTCATATGGACGGTTCCTGCCTTTCCGCCATATTGAAGATCGCGTTTGTCTTCGGCATCTTTAACATGGATTTTTCCGGCTGGGATACCTTTTTGACCGCCATCGGCGTCGCCGTCCTTTCCGGCGTGGTCATGTCGGGCATCCCCGGCGGCGGTTTTATGGGTGAAATGTTGATCGTGTCCCTGTACGGGTTTCCGCCGGCCGCCCTCCCCATCATTTCCGCCATCGGCGTCGTCGTGGACGCCCCGGCGACCATGATCAATTCCACCGGGGACACGGTGGCCGGGATGCTCGTCACCCGCCATCTGGAAGGAAAAGACTGGATGGAAAAGGCCGAAGAAGCCGAACTTGTCTGA
- a CDS encoding GNAT family N-acetyltransferase, whose amino-acid sequence MEIKLATIHDVDPLFELNEQFNGQGVTTKELMADSLMNNDREKVFLAFVDGVPAGFCCVQLFKSVCYAMNYAEITELFVKEEYRRQGVGTALLAFAEDYFKDKNVKGFQLLTGQNNKAAQAFYEKNGYQRSEEWLYRKKR is encoded by the coding sequence ATGGAGATCAAGCTCGCCACGATCCATGATGTGGATCCATTGTTCGAACTCAATGAGCAATTTAACGGCCAGGGTGTCACGACGAAGGAACTTATGGCCGATTCCCTGATGAACAACGACCGGGAAAAGGTTTTTCTCGCATTCGTTGACGGAGTGCCAGCCGGCTTTTGCTGCGTTCAACTTTTCAAATCCGTGTGCTATGCGATGAACTATGCGGAGATCACGGAGCTGTTTGTCAAAGAAGAATACCGCCGGCAGGGCGTCGGGACGGCCCTCCTGGCATTTGCCGAAGATTATTTTAAAGACAAGAATGTGAAGGGTTTTCAGTTATTGACGGGACAGAACAACAAGGCCGCCCAGGCCTTTTATGAAAAAAACGGGTATCAAAGGTCGGAGGAGTGGCTGTACAGGAAAAAACGCTGA